In one Candidatus Rokuibacteriota bacterium genomic region, the following are encoded:
- a CDS encoding TRC40/GET3/ArsA family transport-energizing ATPase translates to MSLRTVFESQPDRRYIMFGGKGGLGKTTLSATCAFWLASQGKRVLLFSVDPQASLSDIFQKDIFGKGPVPIMQNLWAQEVDADRRIKDYQEEIRKKILDMYGFDRVPEEIDNYIAAASAEPAMEESAIFDAVVDIIVQGDYDYYIYDLVPLGHALYYLSMAKVYDEWINKITKLREEMRQYDQVAATMRREETMEEDKILSELLYIKERINASSRILTDKSRTAFFFVLVPEEMIILDTKKAAELFAKFDVPLSGYVVNRVLPPDLGAGRIPEYLRNRITMQQRYMKEIQSTFGAQILAHVPEMERDITGLPMIERLAKRLFEEGPKA, encoded by the coding sequence ATGTCGCTCAGAACCGTGTTCGAGAGCCAGCCGGACCGGCGGTACATCATGTTCGGCGGCAAGGGCGGGCTCGGGAAGACCACGCTCTCCGCCACCTGCGCTTTCTGGCTGGCCAGCCAGGGCAAGCGCGTCCTCCTCTTCTCCGTCGATCCGCAGGCCAGCCTCTCGGACATCTTCCAGAAGGATATCTTCGGCAAGGGCCCGGTGCCGATCATGCAGAACCTCTGGGCCCAGGAAGTGGACGCCGACCGGCGGATCAAGGACTACCAGGAGGAGATCCGCAAGAAGATCCTGGACATGTACGGTTTCGACCGCGTCCCCGAGGAGATCGACAACTACATCGCCGCCGCCTCCGCCGAGCCCGCCATGGAGGAGAGCGCCATCTTCGACGCCGTCGTGGACATCATCGTCCAGGGCGACTACGACTACTACATCTACGACCTGGTGCCGCTCGGTCACGCGCTGTACTACCTGTCCATGGCTAAGGTGTACGACGAGTGGATCAACAAGATCACCAAGCTCCGCGAGGAGATGCGCCAGTACGACCAGGTGGCGGCGACGATGCGCCGTGAGGAGACCATGGAGGAGGACAAGATCCTCAGCGAGCTCCTCTACATCAAGGAGCGGATCAACGCCTCCTCCCGCATCCTGACCGACAAGAGCCGCACAGCCTTCTTCTTCGTGCTGGTGCCGGAGGAGATGATCATCCTCGACACGAAGAAAGCCGCGGAGCTGTTCGCCAAGTTCGACGTGCCCCTCTCTGGATACGTGGTCAACCGGGTCCTGCCGCCGGACCTCGGGGCGGGCCGCATCCCCGAGTACCTGAGGAACCGGATCACGATGCAGCAGCGGTACATGAAGGAGATCCAGTCCACCTTCGGCGCCCAGATCCTGGCCCACGTGCCGGAAATGGAGCGCGACATCACCGGGCTGCCGATGATCGAGCGCCTGGCGAAGCGGCTCTTCGAGGAGGGGCCGAAGGCATGA
- a CDS encoding carbon starvation CstA family protein, with amino-acid sequence MNTLLAVIIGAVTVYLAYTLYARRIDRNVIQSDPKRATPATLYMDGVDFMPTNRNILFGYHFKSIAAAGPIVGAIVAATLWGWLPSIIWLVLGVSFIGWASDYSAIVISVRNEGNSLSAIAHRLVSSRTRILLLLFIFFYLMLVTGAFVSIMAQVMDSQPRTHFGIIMLVAMGLLLGQMLYRWKTGLVGATLLTVGVTLVAIMSGPWSEPAFQGLNSWLNGLTGGAPLVTYFDPTLAGFKGAEAKIMPSLLFWAIAISVFCYAGSVLPIWRMAQPVVYVGFWITALSMVLGLGGAAMASFIKPEVAQFQIPAFKGFNPQLGPAGIMPLWPMLFVTIACGAISGWHALFGAVGTARQIENEADMLPVGGGSMFTEFLLGLLALLAVSVGAKGAPVGAFANGLGGFISVWGVPIQYAVSLAFAAFIVIVLVVTQLIFRVMRITLTEWLGDVIPPCRNQHVSSIICVLLALLLVVTGTWVYLWQLFGGANQLMAALSLLLVTVWLASVGKNWLYAGLPMIFMYVTTVASLLVTAYNVYFNVYQPNREAGRMLPMVGSGLMVLVALLLVVAAVFIGIDGWRAFMKYLRRPTPAPKAAPAGG; translated from the coding sequence ATGAACACTCTGCTGGCCGTAATCATCGGGGCCGTGACCGTGTACCTCGCGTACACGCTCTACGCCCGCCGGATCGACCGCAACGTGATCCAGTCGGATCCCAAGCGGGCCACGCCGGCCACGCTGTACATGGACGGCGTAGACTTCATGCCGACCAACCGCAACATCCTCTTCGGCTACCACTTCAAGTCCATCGCGGCCGCCGGGCCTATCGTGGGCGCCATCGTGGCCGCGACCCTTTGGGGGTGGCTGCCGTCCATCATCTGGCTGGTGCTGGGGGTCTCGTTCATCGGCTGGGCCAGCGACTACAGCGCCATCGTGATCTCGGTGCGGAACGAGGGCAACAGCCTGTCCGCCATCGCGCACCGGCTGGTCTCCTCCCGCACGCGGATCTTGCTGCTGCTCTTCATCTTCTTCTATCTCATGCTGGTGACCGGCGCCTTCGTCAGCATCATGGCGCAGGTGATGGACTCACAGCCGCGGACCCACTTCGGCATCATCATGCTGGTCGCCATGGGGCTCCTGCTGGGCCAGATGCTCTACCGGTGGAAGACGGGGCTGGTGGGCGCCACGCTCCTTACCGTCGGTGTCACCCTCGTGGCGATCATGTCGGGCCCGTGGAGCGAGCCCGCCTTCCAAGGGCTCAACAGCTGGCTCAATGGGCTCACCGGCGGCGCGCCGCTGGTCACGTACTTCGACCCGACGCTGGCCGGTTTCAAGGGGGCCGAGGCCAAGATCATGCCGAGCCTCCTCTTCTGGGCCATCGCGATCTCCGTCTTCTGCTACGCCGGCTCGGTTCTTCCCATCTGGCGCATGGCCCAGCCAGTGGTCTACGTGGGCTTCTGGATCACCGCGCTCTCCATGGTGCTCGGCCTGGGCGGCGCCGCCATGGCGAGCTTCATCAAGCCGGAGGTCGCCCAGTTCCAGATCCCGGCCTTCAAGGGCTTCAATCCCCAGCTCGGGCCGGCGGGCATCATGCCGCTGTGGCCCATGCTGTTCGTGACCATCGCCTGCGGCGCGATCTCGGGCTGGCACGCGCTGTTCGGCGCGGTGGGCACGGCGCGGCAGATCGAGAACGAGGCTGACATGCTGCCGGTGGGCGGCGGCTCCATGTTCACCGAGTTCCTGCTCGGGCTGCTCGCCCTGCTGGCCGTGTCGGTTGGCGCCAAGGGCGCTCCTGTCGGCGCCTTCGCCAACGGGCTCGGCGGCTTCATCAGCGTCTGGGGCGTTCCGATCCAGTACGCCGTGTCGCTTGCCTTCGCGGCGTTCATCGTGATCGTGCTCGTGGTCACCCAGCTCATCTTCCGGGTCATGCGCATCACTCTCACCGAGTGGCTGGGCGACGTCATCCCGCCCTGCCGCAACCAACACGTGTCCTCGATCATCTGCGTCCTGCTGGCCCTCCTGCTGGTGGTGACGGGGACGTGGGTGTATCTCTGGCAGCTCTTCGGCGGCGCCAACCAGCTCATGGCTGCGCTGTCGCTCTTGCTGGTGACGGTGTGGCTGGCGTCCGTGGGAAAGAACTGGCTCTACGCCGGGCTGCCGATGATCTTCATGTACGTCACCACGGTGGCCTCGCTCTTGGTGACCGCCTACAACGTTTACTTCAACGTCTACCAGCCCAACCGGGAGGCCGGCCGCATGCTGCCCATGGTCGGCTCGGGGCTCATGGTCCTGGTGGCGCTGCTGCTCGTGGTCGCAGCGGTATTCATCGGGATTGACGGCTGGCGCGCCTTCATGAAGTATCTGCGCCGGCCGACGCCCGCGCCGAAGGCCGCGCCCGCGGGCGGGTAG
- the mqnE gene encoding aminofutalosine synthase MqnE translates to MAVAVTAPPLLRDSRLLPIWEKVRHGTRLSREDGLVLFETEDLHGLGRMADFAKSRLHGEQVFFVMNRYVNPTNICVLSCSFCDFARKKGEEGAFENSIEDVLEMIKPGTREAHIVGGHHPDWPFEYYERLIGAIHAARPETQIKAFTAAEIDYLWRRWKIEPREALTRLKKAGLDSMPGGGAEIFSKRLQKELHYTGKADADRWLEIHGIAHSLGIKTNATMLYGHIETMAERVEHLVRLREQQDKSGGFLTFIPLAYQVGTTKLVPRQTPPTDDLRTIAASRLLLDNFPHIEAYWVMIGEETASVALNFGASDVNGTLEDEKIAHMAQAESPPGLAQEQILRMIRDAGKVAVERDALYNVVKVWN, encoded by the coding sequence ATGGCTGTTGCCGTGACCGCTCCCCCCCTGCTTCGCGACTCCCGTCTCCTGCCCATCTGGGAGAAGGTCCGGCACGGCACCCGTCTCTCACGCGAAGACGGCCTCGTGCTCTTCGAGACCGAAGACCTCCACGGTCTCGGGCGGATGGCGGACTTCGCCAAGTCGCGGCTGCACGGTGAGCAGGTCTTCTTCGTGATGAACCGCTACGTCAACCCGACCAACATCTGCGTCCTGTCGTGCTCCTTCTGCGACTTCGCGCGGAAGAAGGGCGAGGAGGGCGCGTTCGAGAACTCCATCGAGGACGTGCTGGAGATGATCAAGCCCGGCACCCGCGAGGCGCACATCGTGGGCGGCCATCACCCCGACTGGCCCTTCGAGTACTACGAGCGGCTGATCGGGGCCATCCACGCCGCGCGGCCCGAGACTCAGATCAAGGCCTTCACGGCGGCCGAGATCGACTACCTCTGGCGCCGCTGGAAGATTGAGCCCCGCGAGGCGCTCACAAGGCTAAAGAAGGCGGGGCTCGACTCCATGCCGGGTGGCGGCGCGGAGATCTTCTCCAAGCGGCTCCAGAAGGAACTGCACTACACCGGGAAGGCGGATGCCGACCGCTGGCTCGAGATCCACGGCATCGCGCATTCCCTCGGGATCAAGACCAACGCGACCATGCTCTACGGCCACATCGAGACCATGGCCGAGCGGGTCGAGCACCTCGTGCGCCTGCGCGAGCAGCAGGACAAGAGCGGAGGCTTCCTCACCTTCATTCCCCTCGCCTACCAGGTCGGGACGACGAAGCTCGTGCCGCGCCAGACTCCGCCCACGGACGATCTCCGCACCATCGCGGCCTCGCGGCTCCTCCTCGACAACTTCCCGCACATCGAGGCCTACTGGGTCATGATCGGCGAGGAAACCGCGTCGGTCGCGCTCAATTTCGGCGCGTCCGACGTCAACGGCACGCTGGAAGACGAGAAGATCGCCCACATGGCGCAGGCCGAGAGCCCCCCCGGCCTGGCCCAGGAGCAGATCCTTCGCATGATCCGCGACGCGGGCAAGGTCGCGGTCGAGCGGGATGCGCTCTACAACGTCGTCAAGGTCTGGAACTAG
- the mqnC gene encoding cyclic dehypoxanthinyl futalosine synthase has product MLAEIRAKVEAGKRLDRAEGLWLLTEAPILEVGALAQDARFRAHPEKQVSFVIDSNPNYTNVCVTDCQFCAFYRKPGDSEAWTLTVEEVLQKVEFAAKQGATTVLLQGGHNPALPLEYYLSLVSETRRRFPQVTPHFFTASEIMTMAEVSSLSMPDVLARLKAAGQTTLPGGGAEVLSERVRKRIEPKKGGPRAWLDVHREAHRQGFKSTATMMYGHVETPEDILDHFDAIRELQDESAGFTAFVPWSFKPGNTLLEKWIKIHKGPNAYLRMLAASRLYLDNFPHVQASWFSEGKRAGQIALHWGADDFGGTLFEENVHAAADYVNKITVDEIVMLIRDAGFTPVQRTTEYEILKVY; this is encoded by the coding sequence GTGCTCGCCGAGATCCGCGCCAAGGTCGAGGCCGGCAAGCGGCTCGACCGCGCCGAAGGCCTGTGGCTCCTGACAGAAGCGCCCATACTCGAGGTCGGCGCGCTGGCGCAGGATGCGCGCTTCCGCGCCCATCCGGAGAAGCAGGTCAGCTTCGTCATCGACTCGAACCCCAACTACACCAACGTCTGCGTTACCGATTGCCAGTTCTGCGCCTTCTACCGTAAGCCGGGCGACTCCGAGGCCTGGACGCTGACGGTCGAGGAGGTCCTCCAGAAGGTCGAGTTCGCCGCGAAGCAAGGCGCGACCACGGTGCTGCTCCAGGGCGGTCACAACCCCGCCCTTCCCCTCGAGTACTACCTGTCCCTGGTCAGCGAGACGCGGCGCCGCTTCCCGCAGGTGACGCCGCACTTCTTCACGGCCTCCGAGATCATGACGATGGCGGAGGTTTCATCGCTCTCCATGCCCGACGTCCTGGCTCGGCTCAAGGCGGCAGGCCAGACGACACTGCCGGGAGGCGGCGCCGAAGTGCTCTCCGAGCGGGTGCGCAAGCGCATCGAGCCCAAGAAGGGCGGGCCGCGGGCGTGGCTCGACGTCCACCGCGAGGCCCACCGACAGGGCTTCAAGTCCACCGCGACCATGATGTACGGCCACGTCGAGACGCCGGAGGATATCCTCGACCACTTCGACGCGATCCGGGAGCTCCAGGACGAATCCGCGGGCTTCACCGCCTTCGTGCCGTGGTCCTTCAAGCCGGGCAACACGCTTCTCGAGAAGTGGATCAAGATCCACAAGGGGCCGAACGCGTATCTCCGGATGCTCGCCGCCTCCCGCCTCTACCTCGACAACTTCCCGCACGTGCAGGCCTCGTGGTTTTCCGAGGGCAAGCGGGCCGGACAGATCGCGCTGCACTGGGGGGCGGACGACTTCGGCGGCACGCTGTTCGAGGAAAACGTCCACGCCGCGGCCGACTACGTCAACAAGATCACGGTGGACGAGATCGTGATGCTGATCCGCGATGCTGGCTTCACCCCCGTCCAGCGCACCACCGAGTACGAGATCCTCAAGGTCTACTGA
- a CDS encoding MqnA/MqnD/SBP family protein, protein MLIRIGHSPDPDDAFMFYALTAGKVKAEGIEVEHVLEDIESLNRRARTGELEVTAVSAATYVMVHEQYRMMDPGASMGKGYGPILVATEPIARQDLEKKVVAIPGSHTTAALLLRIYVGDPPIIEVAFDKIPKAVLEGQADLGLLIHEGQITHQQMGLVKVLDMGQEWERESGLPLPLGINVMRRDLGDAVHRKLSQALRESIDYAYAHEDEALEYAMRYGRGIDKETCRKFVLMYVNDYTKRLGPDGKAALERLYAIAHAKKLIPVIPPVDPI, encoded by the coding sequence ATGCTGATCCGTATCGGCCACAGCCCTGATCCCGACGACGCCTTCATGTTCTACGCGCTCACCGCGGGCAAGGTGAAGGCGGAAGGCATCGAGGTCGAGCACGTGCTGGAGGACATCGAGTCGCTCAACCGCCGAGCGCGAACGGGCGAGCTCGAGGTGACGGCCGTCTCGGCCGCGACGTACGTCATGGTGCACGAGCAGTACCGGATGATGGATCCCGGCGCCTCGATGGGCAAGGGCTACGGCCCCATCCTGGTCGCGACGGAGCCCATCGCGCGTCAGGACCTCGAGAAGAAGGTCGTGGCCATTCCGGGCAGCCACACCACCGCAGCGCTCCTGCTCAGGATCTACGTCGGCGACCCGCCCATCATCGAGGTCGCCTTCGACAAGATCCCGAAGGCCGTGCTCGAGGGGCAGGCCGACCTCGGGCTCTTGATCCACGAGGGGCAGATCACGCACCAGCAGATGGGCCTGGTCAAAGTGCTCGACATGGGGCAGGAGTGGGAGCGCGAGTCGGGCCTGCCGCTGCCGCTCGGCATCAACGTCATGCGCCGCGACCTGGGCGACGCCGTGCACCGGAAGCTGTCGCAGGCGCTGCGCGAGTCGATCGACTACGCCTACGCGCACGAGGACGAAGCGCTCGAATACGCCATGCGATACGGCCGGGGGATCGACAAGGAGACCTGCAGGAAGTTCGTCTTGATGTACGTCAACGACTACACGAAGCGCCTCGGCCCCGACGGCAAGGCCGCCCTCGAGCGTCTCTACGCGATCGCCCACGCCAAGAAGCTGATCCCGGTCATCCCGCCCGTCGATCCGATCTAG
- a CDS encoding PHP domain-containing protein encodes MPLLKGNLHAHTTFSDGRRPVAEVVERYRELGYDFLAITDHDDRIGDDYWFNIPSGDDRMLVLTGIELDYRPLSQHVGKIVGDRETLYVLNHPARYGLNVKQILYRIGVISEDGLPIHAVEITDTGVYQAQHDVELIRLPKIATDDSHRDDEFGRAWVEVDAARSPDAIIRAIKAGDFRLGFTAALAPLDGRGFDLLGLSD; translated from the coding sequence ATGCCGCTCCTGAAGGGCAATCTTCACGCCCACACCACGTTCTCCGACGGGCGCCGGCCCGTGGCAGAGGTCGTCGAGCGCTACCGCGAGCTGGGCTACGACTTCCTGGCCATCACCGACCACGACGATCGCATCGGCGACGACTACTGGTTCAACATTCCCTCCGGGGACGACCGCATGCTGGTCCTGACGGGCATCGAGCTGGACTACCGGCCGCTGTCCCAGCACGTGGGCAAGATCGTGGGCGATCGCGAGACGCTCTACGTCCTGAACCACCCTGCGCGCTACGGGCTGAACGTCAAGCAGATCCTCTACCGGATCGGCGTCATCAGCGAGGACGGGCTGCCGATCCACGCGGTCGAGATCACCGACACGGGCGTTTACCAGGCCCAGCACGATGTGGAGTTGATCCGCCTGCCGAAGATCGCCACCGATGATTCGCACCGCGACGACGAGTTCGGCCGCGCCTGGGTCGAGGTGGACGCCGCGCGCAGCCCGGACGCGATCATCCGCGCCATCAAGGCGGGGGACTTTCGCTTGGGCTTCACCGCCGCGCTCGCCCCGCTCGACGGGCGCGGCTTCGATCTCCTCGGCCTCTCGGACTAA
- a CDS encoding CoA transferase gives MAEAPGALDGIVVVEIGGFVGAPYAARSLADLGATVIKVEPPGGDPSRRHGPFPKDIPHPEKSGLFCLLNANKLGVTLDLTRAGDRERLDVLLSSADALVEDLHPDGARAVALSPADTAARFPRLVHASVTTFGHRGPWKHFRGHALQAGAAGAASIVIGEPGRPPLALPCSQPDFQAGINAAAGVLLALLARRSSGRGQHVDVAAADVMAFFGGITSPLYTATGLEWKRAGHRASGSGGFYPYTILPTRDGYLCMITRSGQPWKKFIDALGAPAWSAEPRYRDRAALGRLYPDEGDALLAPLLGEGTSADLQEMCRRLAIPFAMVRSTAEVRACPQLGARGFWVTVDREHTGPLTYPGAPWRFSKTPWRIRRPAPTLGQHNAEVFGKGTLTPALSLAGRGSQPSTLSPMGRGQGEEARRPLAGLRVIDFGWVAVGPVLSSLLAEFGAEVIKVESSKRLDYCRLIPTPLREGENVSEALGARAAEVDRVPLFHQYNRGKLGVTVDLRHPSAPALLKRLVAEADVVVENFSPSVLRSAGLDYPALSALRPGLVMISCSAVGSGGPWEDVRTFAPSLTSLSGLERLIGYAGERTLGALTLGYGDPSNAHHGFFAVLAALAHRARPGEGQWIDMSQLEATAGLVGEALMDLEMNGRVWDTEGSRHASMAPHGIYPSSGEDRWVAISCSGDDEWRGLARAMGGPAWAGAARFASHSGRQASASELDRAIARWTCSLTAEEATARCQAHGAAAAPVMGLEAHQDHPHFRARGTVRAVRHPAVGDFAVYTSPIKLSETPGKIERAAPCLGEHNAEVFRGLLRLKKEEYKGLIRDGVIR, from the coding sequence TTGGCTGAGGCGCCGGGCGCGCTCGACGGCATCGTCGTCGTCGAGATCGGCGGGTTCGTCGGGGCGCCCTACGCGGCCCGCTCTCTGGCCGATCTGGGCGCCACGGTCATCAAGGTCGAGCCGCCGGGCGGCGATCCCTCGCGCCGTCACGGGCCGTTTCCGAAAGACATTCCGCACCCGGAGAAGAGCGGGCTCTTCTGCCTGCTCAACGCCAACAAGCTGGGGGTGACCCTCGATCTGACGCGCGCGGGCGACCGGGAGCGCCTTGACGTGCTCCTCTCCTCTGCCGACGCGCTCGTCGAGGATCTTCACCCGGATGGCGCGCGGGCCGTGGCGCTGTCCCCAGCCGATACGGCCGCGCGCTTTCCCCGTCTCGTCCACGCTTCCGTCACGACCTTCGGCCACCGAGGGCCCTGGAAGCACTTCCGCGGCCACGCGCTCCAGGCAGGGGCCGCCGGCGCCGCGAGCATCGTCATCGGCGAGCCCGGACGACCGCCGCTTGCACTTCCATGCTCGCAACCGGATTTCCAGGCGGGAATCAACGCGGCGGCCGGCGTGCTGCTCGCGCTCCTCGCGCGAAGAAGCTCCGGCAGGGGGCAGCACGTGGACGTGGCGGCCGCCGACGTGATGGCTTTCTTCGGCGGCATCACATCGCCGCTCTACACCGCGACGGGGCTTGAGTGGAAGCGCGCCGGCCATCGCGCGTCGGGCTCGGGCGGCTTCTATCCCTACACCATCCTGCCCACGCGAGACGGCTACCTCTGCATGATCACGCGCTCCGGGCAGCCGTGGAAGAAATTCATCGACGCCCTCGGCGCGCCGGCCTGGTCGGCGGAGCCGCGCTACCGCGATCGCGCGGCCCTCGGACGCCTCTACCCGGACGAGGGCGACGCGCTGCTGGCGCCGCTGCTGGGAGAAGGCACGAGCGCCGATCTCCAGGAGATGTGCCGGCGGCTCGCCATCCCGTTCGCGATGGTGCGGAGCACGGCTGAAGTCCGGGCCTGCCCTCAGCTCGGCGCGCGCGGCTTCTGGGTGACGGTGGATCGCGAGCACACGGGCCCGCTGACCTATCCCGGCGCGCCCTGGCGCTTCTCCAAGACTCCGTGGCGGATCCGCCGTCCCGCGCCCACGCTCGGCCAGCACAACGCCGAAGTCTTCGGGAAGGGAACCCTCACCCCGGCCCTCTCCCTGGCAGGGAGAGGGAGCCAACCTAGTACCCTCTCCCCTATGGGGAGAGGGCAGGGTGAGGAGGCTAGAAGACCACTCGCCGGCCTCCGCGTCATCGACTTTGGCTGGGTCGCCGTGGGGCCCGTGCTGTCGAGCCTCCTCGCCGAATTCGGCGCCGAAGTCATCAAGGTCGAGTCGTCGAAGCGGCTCGACTACTGCCGCCTCATCCCGACGCCGCTTCGCGAAGGGGAAAACGTGAGCGAGGCGCTCGGGGCCCGGGCGGCCGAAGTCGACCGCGTCCCGCTCTTCCACCAGTACAACCGCGGCAAGCTCGGAGTCACCGTGGACCTTCGCCATCCCAGCGCGCCGGCTCTTCTCAAGCGCCTGGTGGCCGAAGCCGACGTGGTTGTCGAGAACTTCTCGCCGTCGGTGCTCAGGTCCGCGGGCCTCGACTACCCGGCGCTCAGCGCGCTCCGTCCCGGCCTCGTCATGATCTCCTGCTCGGCGGTGGGCTCGGGCGGACCCTGGGAGGACGTACGCACGTTCGCGCCGTCGCTCACGAGCCTCTCCGGGCTCGAGCGCCTCATCGGCTACGCGGGAGAGCGCACGCTCGGGGCGCTGACGCTCGGCTACGGCGACCCGTCGAATGCGCACCACGGCTTCTTCGCCGTGCTGGCAGCCCTCGCGCACCGGGCGCGACCGGGTGAAGGCCAGTGGATCGACATGAGCCAGCTCGAGGCGACGGCGGGGCTCGTCGGCGAGGCGCTGATGGATCTCGAGATGAACGGCAGGGTCTGGGATACGGAAGGCTCGCGGCACGCCTCCATGGCGCCCCACGGGATATATCCGTCCTCAGGCGAGGACCGATGGGTCGCCATCTCCTGCTCGGGAGACGACGAGTGGCGCGGGCTCGCGCGTGCCATGGGCGGGCCCGCCTGGGCGGGCGCTGCGCGCTTCGCGTCGCATTCGGGCCGACAGGCCAGCGCGAGCGAGCTCGACAGAGCGATCGCGCGATGGACCTGCTCCCTCACGGCCGAGGAGGCGACGGCGCGCTGCCAGGCCCACGGGGCTGCCGCCGCGCCGGTGATGGGGCTCGAGGCTCACCAGGATCACCCGCACTTCCGTGCACGGGGGACAGTCCGTGCTGTGAGGCATCCTGCTGTGGGCGACTTCGCGGTCTACACGTCGCCGATCAAGCTTTCCGAGACCCCTGGCAAGATCGAGCGCGCGGCCCCCTGCCTGGGGGAGCACAATGCCGAGGTTTTTCGCGGCCTTCTGAGGCTCAAGAAGGAGGAGTATAAAGGTCTGATTCGGGACGGCGTGATTCGCTAG
- a CDS encoding MmgE/PrpD family protein has product MTPAARTLGEWAARLRAEDIPAAVRDNAALRVLDTIGCALAGAREEHAPSVLALASRWGGPGLCTIWGTPLTAAPPQAALANGALAHGLDFDDTHADSVCHASAVLVPAVLALAESERLGGRDALTALVAGYESMIRLGMAAPGRFHERGWHATAVCGAFGAALAAGKSLGLDADRLTAALGIAASMASGVMEFLEDGSWVKRLHPGWAAQSGIQAAALAGEGFTGPATALEGRLGFYRAALGDAPDIEKHLKNLWDEWETLRSSFKLYPCCHFNHAYLDAVTRLKRTEGLRAEQVAEIECLVPAGEVPIVCEPVAAKLRPRTPYDAKFSLAFCVAAALCGDRVGIGAFTRESIREDRVLALAARVRYTVDPASPYPRTFPGWVKVRLADGRVLEAREESQRGGPDRPIAPDEVIAKFRDNAAGLLPPPRVSDLESAVLGMERARDLGPLLALCRLG; this is encoded by the coding sequence GTGACGCCGGCCGCGCGGACGCTTGGCGAGTGGGCGGCGCGACTCCGCGCCGAGGACATCCCAGCTGCCGTGCGGGACAATGCGGCCCTCCGCGTGCTCGACACGATAGGCTGCGCGCTGGCGGGCGCACGGGAGGAGCACGCGCCTTCCGTGCTGGCGCTCGCGTCCCGCTGGGGAGGGCCCGGCCTCTGCACCATCTGGGGCACCCCGCTCACGGCCGCGCCGCCCCAGGCCGCGCTCGCCAACGGCGCCCTCGCCCACGGCCTCGACTTCGACGACACCCACGCGGACTCGGTCTGTCATGCCTCAGCCGTGCTGGTGCCGGCGGTGCTGGCCCTGGCCGAATCGGAGCGGCTGGGCGGCCGCGACGCGTTGACGGCGCTGGTCGCAGGCTACGAGTCCATGATCCGCCTCGGCATGGCGGCCCCCGGGCGCTTTCACGAGCGGGGCTGGCACGCCACGGCGGTCTGCGGAGCGTTCGGGGCCGCGCTCGCCGCCGGGAAGTCCCTGGGCCTCGACGCCGACCGTCTGACCGCGGCCCTCGGCATCGCGGCGAGCATGGCCTCGGGAGTGATGGAGTTCCTCGAAGACGGCTCCTGGGTCAAGCGGCTGCACCCCGGATGGGCGGCGCAGTCGGGGATACAGGCGGCGGCGCTCGCGGGCGAGGGCTTCACCGGACCGGCGACAGCTCTCGAGGGGCGGCTCGGCTTCTACCGCGCCGCGCTTGGTGACGCGCCCGATATCGAGAAGCACCTGAAGAATCTGTGGGATGAGTGGGAGACGCTGCGGAGCTCGTTCAAGCTATATCCGTGCTGCCATTTCAACCACGCCTATCTCGACGCCGTGACGCGCCTCAAGCGGACCGAAGGCCTGAGGGCGGAGCAGGTGGCGGAGATCGAGTGCCTCGTGCCCGCAGGGGAAGTGCCCATCGTCTGCGAGCCCGTGGCCGCGAAGCTCCGGCCACGGACGCCCTACGACGCCAAGTTCAGTCTCGCGTTCTGTGTCGCGGCGGCGCTCTGCGGGGACCGCGTGGGCATCGGCGCCTTCACCAGGGAGAGTATCCGGGAGGATCGTGTGCTCGCGCTGGCCGCTCGAGTGCGGTACACGGTGGATCCCGCCTCGCCCTATCCGAGGACCTTTCCCGGCTGGGTCAAGGTGCGGCTCGCGGACGGCAGGGTGCTCGAGGCGCGCGAGGAGAGCCAGCGCGGCGGCCCCGATCGGCCGATCGCGCCCGACGAGGTGATCGCGAAGTTCCGCGACAACGCCGCGGGCCTCCTGCCGCCGCCCCGCGTCTCCGACCTCGAAAGCGCCGTGCTCGGCATGGAGCGAGCCCGGGACCTGGGCCCGCTCCTGGCTCTCTGCCGGCTTGGCTGA